The following proteins are encoded in a genomic region of Thermoflexus hugenholtzii JAD2:
- a CDS encoding alpha-ketoacid dehydrogenase subunit alpha/beta, giving the protein MIQSADTAHRFWMGRLNVPQAIATRQIIARGNIPKALRLLPALRPAFQIYPQVLQELGMSHLLEEPSPAPRRRLPRLRLSVLWRRPPHILLPPPLLWPIPLVDAETVEPTPPPPRPHPLPEDPIALRREMLQRMMLIRAFEETLATEFARGTIPAETIHLSTGQEAVAVGVAFALRPTDWMTTTHRGHGHMLAKGADLDGMMAEIFGKAEGLCKGKGGSMHVTDAGIGALGANGIVGASLVIGAGAALAAKLRGEDRVVVAFCGDGATNQGMFHEALNFAAIFQLPLIVVIENNQYAEFTPLARHTRVTRLADRAAAYGIPGVHVDGNDVWAVYEATREAAARARRGEGPTLIEALTYRWRGHSEGEGAVYRPAAEVEAWKARDPIRRWRERLEAEGVLTPSEAQAIEAEAWRRVQEAAERAQRGTEPSLEALTEDLYAPEPAWLYGQGPRILRPSGRTRECSTAEALREALAEEMARDPRVFLLGEDVTTGGYFGVTAGLGEEFPGRVLDTPISESAIVGAAVGAAMAGMRPVAEIEFADFLTCAMDGLVNQAAKIRYMSGGQYALPLVVRTPAGGGIGMAAQHSQSLEPLLTGIPGLIVVAPGTPADAKGLLKAAIRSNNPVVFFENKLLYAEVGPVPEGEWIVPLGVAEVKRPGRDVTVVSIGAVLSRVLEAAAELAREGIEAEVVDVRTLVPLDLRTILASVARTRRLVVVEDAPLTHGFGAEVVARVSEAAWGLLRAAPRRVAGQDVPIPYNRKLERLALPDAPRIAEAVREMLR; this is encoded by the coding sequence ATGATCCAGTCCGCCGACACGGCCCATCGCTTCTGGATGGGCCGCCTGAACGTCCCCCAGGCCATCGCCACCCGCCAGATCATCGCCCGGGGGAATATCCCGAAAGCCCTCCGCCTCCTCCCCGCCCTGCGACCCGCCTTCCAGATCTACCCCCAGGTGCTGCAAGAACTGGGGATGTCCCATCTTCTGGAAGAGCCCTCCCCTGCCCCACGGAGGCGCCTCCCACGACTCCGCCTCTCCGTCCTATGGCGTCGCCCTCCCCACATCCTCCTCCCTCCGCCTCTGCTGTGGCCGATCCCCCTGGTTGATGCCGAAACCGTGGAGCCCACGCCGCCGCCTCCCCGCCCCCATCCCTTACCGGAGGACCCCATCGCCCTTCGCCGCGAGATGCTCCAACGCATGATGCTCATCCGCGCCTTCGAGGAGACCCTGGCCACGGAGTTCGCCCGCGGGACCATCCCCGCGGAAACCATCCATCTCTCCACCGGCCAGGAAGCCGTCGCCGTGGGCGTGGCCTTCGCCCTCCGGCCGACGGACTGGATGACCACCACCCATCGCGGCCACGGTCATATGCTCGCCAAGGGCGCCGACCTCGACGGGATGATGGCGGAGATCTTCGGCAAGGCAGAAGGGCTGTGCAAGGGGAAGGGCGGCTCCATGCACGTCACCGACGCCGGGATCGGCGCCCTGGGCGCCAACGGCATCGTCGGTGCCTCCCTGGTCATCGGGGCCGGCGCCGCCCTGGCGGCGAAGCTGCGCGGCGAGGACCGGGTGGTCGTCGCCTTCTGCGGGGATGGAGCCACGAACCAGGGGATGTTCCACGAAGCCTTAAACTTCGCCGCCATCTTCCAGCTCCCCCTCATCGTGGTCATCGAGAACAACCAGTATGCGGAGTTCACCCCCCTGGCCCGGCACACCCGGGTGACCCGCCTCGCGGATCGCGCCGCCGCCTATGGGATCCCCGGGGTGCACGTGGACGGCAACGACGTTTGGGCCGTGTATGAAGCGACCCGGGAGGCCGCGGCCCGGGCCCGCCGGGGGGAAGGGCCCACCCTGATCGAGGCCCTCACCTACCGCTGGCGCGGCCACAGCGAAGGGGAAGGGGCTGTCTATCGCCCGGCCGCGGAGGTCGAGGCCTGGAAAGCCCGGGATCCCATCCGCCGCTGGCGGGAACGCCTCGAGGCGGAAGGGGTGTTGACCCCATCGGAAGCCCAGGCCATCGAAGCCGAGGCCTGGCGACGGGTTCAGGAGGCGGCGGAGCGGGCCCAACGCGGGACGGAACCCTCTCTCGAGGCCCTCACGGAGGATCTTTACGCCCCGGAGCCCGCGTGGCTTTACGGGCAGGGCCCGAGGATCCTCCGGCCCAGCGGGAGGACCCGGGAATGCTCCACCGCCGAGGCGTTGCGCGAAGCGCTGGCGGAGGAAATGGCCCGGGATCCCCGCGTGTTCCTGCTCGGGGAAGACGTCACCACCGGCGGCTACTTCGGCGTCACCGCCGGGCTGGGCGAGGAGTTCCCCGGTCGGGTGCTGGACACGCCCATCAGCGAGAGCGCCATCGTCGGCGCCGCCGTCGGGGCGGCTATGGCCGGCATGCGCCCGGTGGCCGAGATCGAGTTCGCCGATTTCCTTACCTGCGCCATGGACGGGCTGGTCAACCAGGCCGCCAAGATCCGATATATGTCCGGCGGCCAATACGCCCTCCCCCTGGTGGTTCGCACCCCGGCCGGGGGAGGCATCGGCATGGCCGCCCAGCACTCCCAAAGCCTGGAGCCGCTGCTCACCGGCATCCCGGGATTGATCGTCGTCGCCCCCGGGACCCCGGCGGACGCCAAGGGCTTGCTCAAGGCGGCGATCCGCAGCAACAACCCCGTGGTGTTCTTCGAGAACAAGCTCCTCTACGCCGAAGTGGGACCGGTGCCGGAGGGGGAGTGGATCGTGCCCCTGGGGGTGGCCGAGGTCAAGCGGCCGGGACGCGACGTCACCGTGGTGAGCATCGGGGCCGTCCTCTCCCGCGTCCTGGAGGCCGCGGCGGAGCTGGCCCGCGAGGGGATTGAAGCGGAGGTCGTGGATGTGCGCACGCTCGTCCCCCTGGATCTGCGGACGATTCTGGCCTCCGTGGCGCGGACGCGGCGGCTGGTGGTGGTGGAGGACGCGCCCCTCACCCACGGCTTCGGGGCCGAGGTGGTCGCCCGGGTCAGCGAAGCGGCCTGGGGCCTCCTGCGGGCGGCGCCGCGCCGGGTAGCCGGGCAGGACGTCCCCATCCCTTACAACCGGAAGCTGGAGCGCCTCGCCCTTCCCGACGCCCCGCGCATCGCTGAGGCGGTTCGGGAGATGCTGCGCTGA
- a CDS encoding PIG-L deacetylase family protein — translation MRILVVMAHPDDPEFAAGGTIARWTQEGHEVIYCLATRGDKGSQDPTMTPERLAAIREAEQRQAAALLGVREVLFLDYMDGMLEPNLSLRRDIVRVIRRYRPEIVVTMDPETLIRGDRYINHNDHRAIGLATLDAIFPAAGNPMYFPELLREGLEPHRVREVYLSTTERANHWVDITEVFDQKLAALRCHASQIPDPAALERRLRERLRREVDGKEILAEGFRRIVLEG, via the coding sequence ATGCGCATCCTGGTGGTGATGGCACATCCCGATGATCCCGAATTCGCCGCCGGCGGGACCATCGCCCGCTGGACCCAGGAAGGACACGAGGTGATTTATTGCCTGGCCACCCGGGGCGACAAAGGCAGTCAGGATCCCACGATGACCCCAGAACGCCTGGCCGCCATCCGGGAGGCCGAGCAACGACAGGCCGCCGCCCTCCTCGGCGTGCGCGAGGTCCTCTTCCTGGACTACATGGACGGCATGCTGGAGCCGAACCTCTCCCTGCGCCGCGACATTGTGCGGGTGATCCGCCGCTACCGGCCGGAGATCGTGGTGACCATGGACCCGGAGACCCTCATCCGAGGGGACCGCTACATCAACCACAACGATCACCGGGCCATCGGACTGGCCACCCTGGACGCCATCTTCCCCGCAGCCGGGAACCCGATGTATTTCCCGGAGCTGCTCCGGGAAGGCCTGGAGCCCCACCGGGTGCGAGAGGTGTATCTCTCCACCACCGAACGCGCCAACCACTGGGTGGACATCACGGAGGTCTTCGATCAGAAGCTCGCCGCCCTGCGCTGCCACGCCAGCCAGATCCCGGATCCCGCCGCGCTGGAGCGGCGCCTGCGGGAACGACTGCGCCGCGAGGTAGACGGCAAAGAGATCCTGGCCGAAGGATTCCGCCGCATCGTGCTGGAAGGGTAG
- a CDS encoding peroxiredoxin family protein, producing MTALQIGDPAPLIFGTTRNGEPYLEDPQGVRHILLLAFFKESCAASRRILPALERLHQAYRTDHWRLLGIGQDPPETLQEMARKFQISFPLIADRDFQTSRSYRLTHVPTLFLISPGGQIQRILIGFHREELEDLSRTLARSLSQEPQPITQAEDPPLQPA from the coding sequence ATGACCGCGCTGCAAATCGGAGATCCCGCGCCGCTGATCTTCGGAACCACCCGAAACGGCGAGCCCTACCTGGAGGACCCCCAGGGGGTTCGCCACATCCTGCTTCTCGCCTTCTTCAAAGAATCGTGTGCCGCCTCCCGACGGATCCTGCCCGCCCTGGAACGCCTCCACCAGGCGTACCGCACCGATCACTGGCGGCTGCTGGGGATCGGACAGGATCCCCCTGAAACCCTTCAGGAGATGGCGCGGAAATTCCAGATCTCCTTCCCCCTCATCGCAGACCGGGATTTCCAGACCTCCCGGTCCTACCGGCTCACCCACGTGCCGACCCTCTTCCTGATCTCGCCCGGCGGCCAGATCCAGCGGATCCTGATCGGCTTCCATCGGGAAGAGCTGGAGGACCTCTCCCGCACCCTGGCGCGCTCGCTGAGCCAAGAGCCCCAACCCATCACCCAGGCGGAGGATCCACCTCTCCAGCCCGCCTGA
- a CDS encoding TY-Chap domain-containing protein, which translates to MFREQLRALMEAPPGSAVVFEIPGRPLAYVQLERTPEGLRGEVCSGDWGPRRRARPLPRAAQERLRGMGWILPPRLREQNPFKPFSPGDPEAIAQEIERIFREIYQCPPDYTVRTEGVLHAKP; encoded by the coding sequence ATGTTCCGGGAACAGCTGCGGGCACTCATGGAGGCCCCGCCGGGCAGCGCGGTGGTGTTCGAGATCCCCGGCCGCCCGCTGGCCTATGTGCAGCTCGAGCGAACGCCCGAGGGCCTCCGCGGGGAAGTCTGCAGCGGGGACTGGGGGCCCCGACGGCGGGCCCGCCCGCTCCCCCGGGCCGCCCAGGAGCGATTGCGCGGGATGGGCTGGATCCTTCCGCCCCGCCTGCGCGAGCAAAACCCCTTCAAACCCTTCAGCCCGGGCGACCCGGAGGCCATCGCCCAGGAGATCGAGCGCATCTTCCGGGAGATCTATCAGTGCCCGCCGGATTACACGGTGCGCACCGAGGGCGTGCTTCACGCCAAACCGTAA
- a CDS encoding FGGY-family carbohydrate kinase: MGRWVLGIDIGTTGVKGLLIGPGGERVAEAMASHDLRSPYPGWAEEDPVEWWQGVQTVCRQLLHGRDPREIAAVGCSGMVPALVLLDEAGQVLRPSIQQNDARAVEEIEQLRRELDQERLFAITGGYTNQQHVGPRLMWVQRHEPEVWRRTRWVMGSYDYIVYRLTGKRSLEINWAVESGLFNIHRQEWDEGLLRASGLHPELFPPVRFPTEVVGEVTPAAAEETGLAPGIPVIAGSADHVASALAAGLRENGDLLIKFGGAGDILYCLDRLETHPQLYIDYHDIPGRYLLNGCMAASGSLVKWFVTEVLGWEASGESYRRLDQAAALVPPASEGLIVLPYFLGEKTPIFDAQARGIFFGLTLSHGRGHLFRAILEAVIYGFQHHVEVLTARGYTIRRVVATDGGVRSGLWRQIAADVLGMSITSFPEHPGSALGVAFVAGMAVGLFRDWAEIEAFAGQALQNEPDPKAHTRYQEAYRLYRQLYETLKPLFPRAVSLGQSAGASL, encoded by the coding sequence ATGGGACGCTGGGTGCTAGGGATCGATATCGGAACGACCGGGGTAAAGGGGCTTCTGATCGGTCCAGGAGGGGAGCGGGTCGCGGAGGCGATGGCTTCCCATGACCTGCGCTCGCCGTATCCGGGATGGGCCGAGGAGGATCCCGTCGAGTGGTGGCAGGGGGTGCAGACCGTCTGCCGCCAGCTGCTCCACGGGCGGGACCCTCGGGAGATCGCTGCGGTGGGGTGCAGCGGAATGGTCCCCGCCCTGGTGCTCCTGGACGAGGCGGGGCAGGTGCTGCGCCCCTCGATCCAGCAGAACGACGCCCGGGCGGTGGAGGAGATCGAGCAGCTGCGCCGGGAGCTCGATCAGGAGCGCCTCTTCGCTATCACCGGCGGCTACACCAACCAGCAGCATGTCGGGCCGCGCTTGATGTGGGTCCAGCGCCACGAACCGGAGGTGTGGCGCCGGACGCGCTGGGTGATGGGATCGTACGATTACATTGTCTACCGGCTGACGGGAAAGCGCTCCCTGGAGATCAATTGGGCGGTGGAGTCCGGTCTGTTCAACATCCACCGGCAGGAGTGGGATGAGGGCCTTCTCCGCGCCAGCGGCCTCCATCCGGAGCTCTTCCCGCCGGTGCGCTTCCCCACGGAGGTGGTGGGAGAAGTAACCCCTGCTGCAGCGGAGGAGACCGGGTTGGCTCCGGGCATCCCTGTGATCGCGGGGAGCGCGGACCACGTGGCCTCCGCCCTGGCCGCGGGCCTGCGGGAGAACGGGGACCTCCTGATCAAGTTCGGCGGGGCCGGAGACATCCTGTATTGTCTGGATCGCCTGGAGACCCATCCTCAACTTTACATCGATTACCACGACATCCCCGGGCGCTATCTCCTCAACGGTTGCATGGCCGCCTCCGGCTCCCTGGTCAAGTGGTTCGTCACGGAAGTGCTGGGCTGGGAGGCGTCCGGAGAGAGCTATCGGCGGCTCGATCAAGCCGCCGCCCTCGTGCCGCCGGCCTCGGAGGGGCTGATCGTGTTGCCCTACTTCCTGGGGGAGAAGACGCCCATCTTCGACGCGCAGGCCCGGGGGATCTTCTTCGGCCTCACCCTGAGCCACGGCCGGGGCCATCTATTCCGGGCGATCCTGGAGGCGGTCATCTACGGCTTCCAGCATCACGTGGAGGTCCTGACCGCCCGCGGTTACACCATCCGACGGGTGGTGGCCACCGACGGCGGGGTGCGCAGCGGCCTCTGGCGCCAGATCGCCGCCGACGTCCTGGGCATGTCCATCACCTCCTTCCCGGAGCACCCCGGATCCGCCCTGGGGGTCGCCTTCGTAGCCGGGATGGCGGTGGGCCTCTTCCGCGACTGGGCGGAGATTGAGGCCTTCGCCGGCCAGGCCCTCCAAAATGAGCCCGATCCGAAAGCCCATACCCGCTATCAGGAAGCTTATCGCCTCTACCGCCAGCTCTATGAGACCCTGAAGCCGCTCTTCCCCCGGGCGGTTTCGCTCGGACAATCTGCCGGGGCTTCTCTCTGA
- the thiE gene encoding thiamine phosphate synthase, translated as MSLDLRVYLVLDPAHTGGRSPLEVAEAALRGGVTVVQLRWKVGPLREMLRWGAALRELCRRYRVPLLINDRADVALALEADGVHVGQEDLPPEVARRLLGPRALIGVSARTPEQAQAAEAAGADYLGTGSVFPTGSKEGARLIGLEGLRTVARATRLPVVAIGGVNAENAAACIQAGAAGVAVISAITQAPDPEAAARALRRAVDEALAARRLEG; from the coding sequence GTGTCTCTGGACCTGCGGGTTTATCTGGTCCTGGATCCCGCGCACACCGGTGGGCGCTCCCCGTTAGAGGTCGCCGAGGCCGCCCTGCGGGGAGGCGTCACGGTGGTGCAGCTGCGGTGGAAGGTCGGGCCGCTGCGGGAGATGCTGCGCTGGGGAGCTGCCCTGCGGGAGCTCTGTCGGCGATATCGTGTTCCCTTGTTGATCAACGATCGGGCGGACGTGGCCCTGGCCCTGGAGGCGGATGGCGTGCATGTGGGACAGGAGGATCTCCCGCCGGAGGTGGCGCGGCGTCTGCTGGGCCCCCGGGCCCTCATCGGCGTCTCCGCCCGCACCCCGGAGCAGGCGCAGGCGGCAGAGGCCGCGGGCGCGGATTACCTGGGGACGGGCTCGGTCTTCCCCACCGGCTCGAAGGAGGGCGCCCGGCTCATCGGCCTGGAGGGGCTGCGGACGGTGGCCCGGGCCACCCGGCTCCCCGTGGTGGCCATCGGCGGGGTGAACGCGGAGAACGCCGCGGCGTGCATTCAGGCGGGGGCGGCGGGCGTGGCCGTGATCTCGGCCATCACCCAGGCCCCGGATCCGGAGGCGGCGGCTCGAGCGCTGCGCCGGGCGGTCGACGAAGCCCTCGCCGCCCGGCGCCTGGAGGGATGA
- a CDS encoding SDR family NAD(P)-dependent oxidoreductase, which produces MGRLDGQVAVVTGAGTGIGAAIARTLAREGAYVAVTDINEEWARQVAEEIRGAGGVAEAWRLDVTRKADNVAVMDAVVAKWGRLDIVCPNAGVSTMNWAKDLTEEEWDYNFNVNTKGVFFTCQAAIPHMIRQGGGRIIITASMAGHRAVPLLAHYAASKWAVIGFGLSLAVEVGKYNIKVNLICPGFVRTSMQEREIVWEGKLRGMDPEAVRAEYVSKTPLGRIEEPQDVANAVLLLCLPEADFITGAVLDVTGGAHLT; this is translated from the coding sequence ATGGGACGCCTGGATGGACAGGTCGCGGTGGTGACGGGAGCTGGGACAGGGATCGGGGCGGCCATCGCCCGGACCCTGGCCCGGGAGGGGGCCTACGTGGCGGTGACGGACATCAACGAGGAGTGGGCCCGCCAGGTGGCGGAGGAGATCCGAGGGGCCGGCGGGGTGGCCGAAGCGTGGCGGCTGGATGTGACCCGCAAAGCCGACAACGTAGCCGTGATGGATGCCGTGGTGGCCAAGTGGGGCCGTCTGGACATCGTCTGCCCGAACGCCGGGGTCTCCACGATGAACTGGGCCAAAGACCTCACCGAGGAGGAATGGGACTACAACTTCAACGTGAACACCAAGGGCGTGTTCTTCACCTGTCAAGCCGCCATCCCCCATATGATCCGCCAGGGCGGCGGACGGATCATCATCACCGCCTCCATGGCCGGCCATCGGGCCGTCCCCCTGCTGGCCCACTACGCGGCCTCCAAATGGGCGGTGATCGGATTCGGCCTCAGCCTGGCCGTCGAGGTCGGCAAGTATAATATCAAAGTCAACCTGATCTGCCCGGGCTTCGTGCGCACCTCCATGCAGGAGCGGGAGATCGTCTGGGAGGGAAAGCTGCGGGGCATGGACCCGGAGGCCGTGCGAGCGGAGTATGTCAGCAAGACCCCGCTGGGCCGCATCGAGGAGCCCCAGGACGTGGCCAACGCGGTGCTGCTCCTGTGCCTGCCGGAGGCCGACTTCATCACAGGGGCCGTGCTGGACGTGACCGGTGGCGCTCACCTGACCTGA
- a CDS encoding FAD-binding oxidoreductase, whose amino-acid sequence MDWERVVRRLREGLRPDQVETDVVGRLVYGYDATWAEGMPDVVVHAESTADVAHVLRIANELRIPVVPRGGGTGLAGGAVPQGGICLNLVRMNRILALDPADGVAVVQPGVITRALQQAAEAHGLFYPPDPASLEMCTIGGNVATNAGGPRCLKYGVTRDYVLGLEVVLPGGEVLRLGGRVMKDVSGYDLKQLFIGSEGTLGVITEITLRLLPRPPARGALAIAFERLEAACEATVALLSSGILPLMVEFMDQITMRAVESFHPSGLPIHAEALLLLAADGEPAAVEANLQRMTSLMQSHGGQLLRTALDTGDALHTEELWEIRRHVSPALARLAPHKLSEDITVPRSRIPAMARRIREISQETGIPIALYGHIGDGNLHPTLLCDRRNPEEMARVARAAAAIFEAALALGGVLSGEHGIGTLKLDFVPHAFPPAILEKFWALKALFDPHGIMNPGKKLPMPRNWT is encoded by the coding sequence ATGGATTGGGAAAGGGTGGTGAGGCGGTTGCGGGAGGGGTTGCGGCCGGATCAGGTAGAGACGGATGTGGTAGGGCGGCTGGTGTATGGGTATGATGCGACGTGGGCGGAGGGGATGCCGGACGTGGTGGTTCACGCGGAATCGACGGCCGACGTCGCCCACGTCCTTCGCATAGCCAACGAGCTACGAATCCCCGTGGTTCCCCGGGGTGGGGGAACGGGGCTGGCCGGCGGAGCGGTGCCGCAAGGAGGCATCTGCCTCAACCTCGTCCGGATGAACCGTATCTTGGCCCTTGACCCCGCCGACGGCGTCGCCGTCGTCCAGCCCGGGGTGATCACGCGAGCCCTCCAGCAGGCCGCTGAAGCCCACGGCCTGTTTTATCCCCCGGATCCTGCCTCGCTGGAGATGTGCACCATCGGCGGCAACGTAGCCACCAACGCCGGGGGGCCCCGCTGCCTGAAATACGGCGTCACGCGGGATTACGTTCTAGGTCTAGAAGTTGTTCTTCCGGGCGGGGAAGTGCTCCGCCTAGGCGGACGGGTGATGAAAGATGTCTCCGGCTACGATCTCAAGCAGCTCTTCATCGGCTCCGAAGGCACGCTGGGTGTGATCACGGAGATCACCCTGCGCCTCCTCCCCAGGCCACCCGCCCGCGGCGCCCTGGCCATCGCCTTCGAACGCCTCGAAGCCGCATGCGAGGCCACCGTCGCCCTCCTCTCCAGCGGGATCCTCCCCTTGATGGTGGAATTCATGGACCAGATCACCATGCGGGCCGTGGAGTCCTTCCACCCCTCCGGGCTCCCCATCCACGCAGAAGCCCTCCTGCTGCTTGCTGCGGACGGAGAGCCCGCCGCCGTGGAGGCCAACCTCCAGCGGATGACCTCGCTGATGCAAAGCCATGGGGGACAACTGCTCCGCACCGCCCTCGACACAGGAGACGCCCTCCACACCGAGGAGCTCTGGGAGATCCGCCGCCACGTATCCCCCGCCCTGGCCCGGCTGGCCCCCCACAAGCTCAGCGAGGACATCACCGTTCCCCGCAGCCGGATCCCCGCCATGGCCCGCCGCATCCGGGAGATCTCCCAGGAGACCGGGATCCCCATCGCCCTCTACGGCCACATCGGCGACGGCAACCTCCATCCCACCCTCCTGTGCGATCGACGCAACCCGGAGGAGATGGCCCGCGTCGCCCGGGCGGCCGCCGCGATCTTCGAGGCCGCCCTCGCCCTGGGTGGCGTACTCTCCGGCGAGCACGGGATCGGCACGCTCAAACTGGATTTCGTCCCCCACGCCTTTCCCCCCGCCATCCTCGAGAAATTCTGGGCCCTTAAAGCGCTGTTCGATCCTCACGGCATCATGAACCCGGGCAAGAAATTGCCCATGCCCCGAAACTGGACCTGA
- the thiD gene encoding bifunctional hydroxymethylpyrimidine kinase/phosphomethylpyrimidine kinase: MKPLPRALTIAGSDSGGGAGIQADLKTFGALGVYGMSVLTALTAQNTRGVQAVFELPPDFVAAQIDSVLGDIGADAVKTGMLANAAIIEVVAEKMREYRVERLVVDPVMRAKSGDPLLRPEAQEALIRRLFPLAMVVTPNLHEARALVGRELRSREDMREAARIIHGMGPRWVVVKGGHLEGDDRSVDVVFDGRDFYELDAPRVDTVNTHGTGCTFASAIAAGLAKGLAPLEAIRQAKEYLTAVLQASRAFKLGGGAYGPMDHFALGKAEAPARAASG; the protein is encoded by the coding sequence ATGAAGCCCTTGCCGCGCGCGCTGACCATCGCCGGCTCGGACTCCGGCGGCGGAGCGGGGATCCAGGCGGATCTGAAGACCTTCGGGGCGCTGGGAGTTTATGGCATGAGCGTCCTCACCGCCCTCACCGCCCAGAACACCCGGGGGGTTCAGGCGGTCTTCGAGCTCCCGCCGGACTTCGTGGCCGCCCAGATCGATTCGGTGCTGGGGGACATCGGGGCCGACGCGGTGAAGACGGGGATGCTGGCCAACGCCGCCATCATCGAGGTGGTGGCGGAGAAGATGCGGGAATACCGCGTGGAGCGCTTGGTGGTGGATCCGGTGATGCGGGCCAAGAGCGGGGATCCCCTCCTGCGCCCGGAAGCCCAGGAGGCATTGATCCGCCGGCTGTTCCCGCTGGCCATGGTGGTCACCCCGAACCTTCATGAAGCGCGGGCCCTGGTGGGGCGGGAGCTGCGGAGCCGGGAGGACATGCGGGAGGCGGCGCGGATCATCCACGGAATGGGGCCGCGCTGGGTGGTGGTGAAAGGTGGTCATCTCGAGGGGGATGATCGCAGCGTGGACGTTGTGTTCGACGGGCGGGATTTCTACGAGCTGGACGCCCCGCGGGTGGACACGGTGAACACCCATGGGACGGGGTGCACCTTCGCCTCCGCCATCGCCGCGGGGCTGGCGAAGGGCCTTGCGCCCCTGGAGGCCATCCGTCAGGCCAAGGAATATCTCACCGCCGTGCTTCAGGCCTCGCGGGCCTTCAAGCTGGGCGGGGGCGCCTACGGTCCCATGGATCACTTCGCGCTGGGGAAGGCGGAGGCCCCGGCGCGAGCGGCATCCGGTTGA
- a CDS encoding MgtC/SapB family protein codes for MEGYRMWLEPVGIALGIGLLIGLEREWAHKDVGLRTFALVALAGCLGWLIHPVAAFLLLGGAIAMVSLLNIRSLLVDRTLEMTTSVALLVTLLLGMVVAQGQGLVAAATAVLVTMLLAWKAELVRFTVGLSLEELRSIVLFGLLTVVIYPLLPEGLPGNWDPLGVVNLRGAWLVVVVLSGIGLVNYALLRLYGARGIHFTGLLGGLVNSTAAVGELARRCGGQGGGAEAVALEGMLLANVAMMARNGLILAIFAPAALGHGWLAVGGMVSVTGWLVFRAMRQGRGTAAPEIRLAFPFSLRQALLFGALYLVLRGAVVLAERWLGTGGFLVVAFLGGLVSSASTTAAVATLAGQGRIGIEMAGMGVVLASMASLLFHVPMAWLGGLRGQGLRTLARLSALTALVGLLGLAAERMLR; via the coding sequence ATGGAAGGGTATCGAATGTGGCTGGAGCCGGTGGGGATCGCCCTGGGGATCGGGTTGTTGATCGGGCTGGAACGGGAATGGGCCCACAAAGACGTGGGGCTGCGGACCTTCGCGCTGGTGGCCCTGGCCGGATGCCTCGGATGGCTGATCCATCCGGTGGCGGCGTTCCTGCTGCTGGGGGGAGCCATCGCCATGGTCAGCCTGCTGAACATCCGGAGCCTGCTGGTGGACCGGACGCTGGAGATGACGACGTCGGTGGCGCTGCTGGTGACGCTGCTGCTGGGGATGGTGGTGGCTCAGGGGCAGGGGCTGGTGGCGGCGGCGACGGCGGTGCTGGTGACGATGCTGCTGGCCTGGAAGGCGGAGCTGGTGCGGTTCACGGTGGGGTTGTCGCTGGAGGAGCTGCGCTCCATCGTGCTGTTCGGGTTGCTGACCGTGGTGATCTATCCCTTGCTGCCCGAGGGGCTGCCGGGGAATTGGGATCCCCTGGGGGTGGTGAACCTGCGGGGCGCGTGGCTGGTGGTGGTGGTCCTTTCCGGAATCGGGCTGGTGAACTATGCCCTGTTGCGGCTGTATGGGGCGCGAGGGATCCATTTCACCGGGCTGCTCGGAGGTCTGGTGAACAGCACGGCGGCGGTGGGGGAGCTGGCGCGGCGGTGCGGGGGACAGGGAGGGGGCGCGGAGGCAGTGGCCCTGGAAGGGATGCTGCTGGCGAACGTGGCGATGATGGCCCGAAACGGGTTGATCCTGGCCATCTTCGCGCCGGCGGCGCTGGGGCACGGGTGGCTGGCGGTAGGAGGGATGGTGTCGGTGACCGGGTGGCTGGTGTTCCGGGCGATGCGACAGGGCCGTGGGACGGCAGCGCCGGAGATCCGGCTCGCCTTCCCCTTTTCGCTGCGACAAGCCCTGCTGTTCGGAGCCCTGTATCTGGTGCTGCGGGGCGCGGTGGTGCTGGCGGAGCGATGGTTGGGGACGGGCGGCTTCCTGGTGGTGGCCTTCCTGGGCGGGCTGGTGAGCAGCGCCTCGACGACGGCGGCAGTGGCCACCCTGGCCGGGCAGGGAAGGATCGGGATCGAGATGGCCGGGATGGGGGTGGTGCTGGCCTCGATGGCCAGCTTGCTGTTCCACGTCCCCATGGCCTGGCTGGGCGGCCTGCGCGGGCAGGGGCTGCGGACCCTGGCCCGCCTCTCCGCCCTCACTGCCCTCGTCGGCCTCCTCGGCTTGGCCGCCGAGCGCATGCTCCGCTGA